Proteins from a single region of Terriglobus sp. TAA 43:
- a CDS encoding xanthine dehydrogenase family protein molybdopterin-binding subunit: MAQHKEQLPQQQPITKSSVIGVATPRIDGPLKTTGKAMYSSDHHFPELVYAWPVTATVSSGTIQEMDIAVAEKMPGVIAVYSHETLGPLYRTPPAAGFSMIVDERRPPLEDKVVRYYGQYVAVAVAQTVEQARAAAEAVKIRYNPTSLSIEDKLLGTALTTPSATEVTKRGNTADALKSSQVIHDAVYKIPTETHNPIELHASVAVYKDGKYTLYETSQAVVNHRDVMAAMLGVPPENVQVITRFLGSGFGGKLWPWPHALLAAACSRNLGRPVKLVVSRSMMFQSVGHRPAIDQRIQLAADTTGKMTAIQQDYVNHTSMLDDYDEGCGEATGFIYSCPNVLVTGGLARRNVGTPTSMRGPGAVPGLYALESAMDELAVKLKMDPVELRLKNEPEKDESTGLPFSSRHLKECLTTGAEKFGWARRNPAIGSMKNAEGMTIGWGVAACTWIAARTDSQATVDLLADGSARVVCGTQDIGGGTYTAIAQIVSHETGVPLHKVDVVLGDSALPPGPISGGSWATASVTPAVLEAAQKSTEAALAVAVKTPESPFHGKDAKTLEYAEGFVRVKDQPSTQVPVAAIVRMAKLKSISGAGKSQGTLGDPNLKFSFHSYGAQFAEITWQPEIARLRVSRVMTVIDAGRMLNPKAARNQIEGAVVMGVGMAMLEATEYDPKSGAPINASLADYLVAVSADCPEIDVTFLDYPDYNLNPLGARGVGEIGLAGVAAAITNAVYHATGVRVRNLPVRIEDLLGVHGAARHQA; encoded by the coding sequence ATGGCACAACATAAAGAACAGCTACCGCAGCAGCAACCGATCACGAAAAGCAGCGTCATCGGTGTTGCCACACCACGTATTGACGGCCCCCTCAAAACCACGGGCAAGGCCATGTACTCTTCAGATCATCATTTCCCTGAACTGGTATATGCGTGGCCCGTCACGGCTACCGTCAGCAGTGGCACGATTCAAGAGATGGACATAGCAGTCGCCGAGAAGATGCCAGGTGTAATCGCGGTCTATTCCCACGAAACCCTGGGGCCTTTGTATCGAACCCCGCCTGCTGCCGGCTTCAGCATGATTGTCGATGAACGACGGCCTCCTTTAGAGGACAAGGTCGTTCGCTACTACGGTCAATACGTAGCGGTAGCGGTAGCGCAGACGGTAGAACAGGCACGGGCAGCTGCCGAAGCTGTCAAAATCCGCTATAACCCAACATCGCTGAGCATCGAAGACAAGCTACTCGGTACCGCTTTGACGACGCCTTCAGCAACTGAAGTAACGAAGCGTGGGAACACTGCCGATGCTCTGAAGAGCAGTCAAGTCATTCACGACGCTGTTTATAAGATCCCCACGGAAACGCACAATCCCATTGAATTGCACGCTTCCGTCGCGGTTTATAAAGACGGCAAGTACACGCTCTATGAAACCTCGCAAGCCGTGGTCAATCATCGCGACGTTATGGCGGCCATGCTTGGAGTACCTCCTGAAAACGTACAGGTCATCACGCGATTCCTGGGGTCCGGTTTTGGTGGAAAGCTCTGGCCGTGGCCGCATGCACTCTTGGCTGCGGCTTGCTCACGCAATTTAGGTCGGCCCGTGAAGCTGGTGGTGTCACGCAGCATGATGTTTCAAAGCGTAGGCCATCGTCCGGCGATCGATCAGCGGATACAACTCGCTGCCGACACCACCGGAAAGATGACGGCGATCCAGCAGGACTATGTGAACCACACCAGTATGCTGGACGACTACGACGAAGGTTGCGGCGAAGCGACTGGCTTCATCTATTCCTGCCCGAACGTTTTGGTCACAGGCGGACTTGCGCGTCGTAATGTCGGGACACCAACCTCGATGCGCGGTCCGGGGGCGGTTCCGGGCCTCTACGCTCTGGAATCAGCGATGGATGAACTCGCGGTCAAACTGAAAATGGACCCCGTTGAGCTTCGGCTTAAGAATGAGCCCGAGAAAGACGAAAGCACGGGTCTACCTTTCTCATCGCGTCACCTAAAAGAGTGCTTAACGACCGGGGCAGAAAAGTTTGGTTGGGCGCGCCGCAATCCAGCCATTGGCTCCATGAAGAATGCCGAAGGCATGACGATCGGCTGGGGTGTAGCTGCTTGCACGTGGATTGCAGCACGAACCGACTCGCAAGCAACAGTTGATCTCTTGGCCGACGGTTCGGCGCGTGTCGTGTGCGGCACACAGGATATTGGCGGTGGAACGTATACGGCCATAGCACAAATCGTCTCGCATGAAACAGGCGTGCCCCTCCATAAAGTGGATGTGGTACTCGGCGACTCCGCTTTGCCTCCGGGCCCGATCAGTGGAGGCTCTTGGGCTACGGCCTCAGTAACTCCTGCGGTATTGGAAGCGGCACAGAAATCGACGGAAGCGGCACTCGCGGTCGCGGTCAAGACTCCCGAATCTCCGTTTCACGGCAAGGACGCCAAGACGTTGGAGTATGCGGAGGGTTTCGTTCGAGTCAAGGATCAGCCGTCTACACAGGTCCCTGTCGCTGCTATCGTTCGGATGGCCAAACTGAAGTCCATTAGTGGAGCCGGCAAGTCTCAGGGCACGCTCGGCGATCCGAATCTCAAATTCTCATTTCATAGTTACGGAGCGCAATTTGCGGAGATTACCTGGCAGCCGGAAATTGCTCGGCTGCGAGTAAGCCGTGTGATGACCGTGATTGATGCAGGACGAATGCTGAACCCAAAGGCGGCGCGGAATCAGATCGAAGGCGCGGTCGTTATGGGCGTTGGCATGGCGATGCTTGAGGCCACCGAATATGATCCGAAGTCTGGTGCACCGATCAACGCGAGCCTTGCTGACTACCTTGTCGCCGTCAGTGCGGATTGCCCGGAGATCGACGTAACATTCCTCGACTATCCCGATTACAACCTCAACCCTCTTGGGGCGCGAGGTGTCGGTGAAATCGGTTTGGCAGGGGTCGCAGCGGCGATCACAAACGCCGTCTATCACGCCACAGGAGTTCGGGTGCGTAATCTTCCAGTTCGCATTGAAGACCTGTTGGGCGTGCATGGGGCGGCTCGACACCAGGCCTAA
- a CDS encoding XdhC family protein produces the protein MLKAQRKSSGSTRLTVEGVVCEHLKPPQRLFVFGAGDDAKPLVTMASLLGWNVTVVDGRTHLAAADRFPERHVRVSSSREEILHEVSDHDAAVIMTHSFEQDRDCLIALLSKRPKYLGLLGSRQRSSLLMGDAAGRLGLSIEECCQVVSAPVGLDIGGEGPEDIALAIIAEAQAVCSGKAQTREKLSAHRVQSYLVDVDSERQIFSRCELNTL, from the coding sequence GTGCTGAAGGCTCAGCGCAAGAGCTCTGGCTCGACTCGGCTCACAGTCGAAGGCGTTGTCTGCGAACACCTGAAGCCACCTCAACGACTCTTTGTTTTTGGCGCCGGTGACGACGCAAAGCCCCTTGTGACGATGGCCTCACTTCTCGGTTGGAATGTTACGGTGGTCGACGGGCGGACGCACCTCGCGGCTGCTGACCGATTTCCAGAACGACATGTCAGGGTCTCCTCCTCTCGAGAAGAGATCTTGCATGAAGTCAGTGATCATGACGCTGCTGTCATCATGACTCACAGCTTTGAACAAGACCGAGACTGCTTAATCGCCCTTTTGTCGAAACGTCCGAAATATTTGGGCCTTCTCGGCTCGCGTCAACGCAGCTCGCTCCTCATGGGGGACGCAGCGGGTCGACTCGGACTTTCCATTGAAGAATGCTGCCAGGTTGTGAGCGCTCCGGTCGGTCTTGATATCGGCGGTGAAGGACCGGAAGACATCGCACTTGCGATCATCGCCGAGGCTCAGGCAGTCTGCAGTGGCAAGGCGCAAACACGGGAAAAGCTGTCTGCGCATCGCGTGCAGAGCTACCTTGTCGATGTCGACTCTGAACGACAGATCTTCAGTCGATGTGAGCTCAATACGCTATGA
- a CDS encoding LLM class flavin-dependent oxidoreductase — protein MKKIGFLSFGHWTPSPQSQTRSASDVLLQSIDLAVEAERIGMDGAYFRVHHFARQLSSPFPLLAAVGARTRNIEIGTAVIDMRYENPHYMFEDASAADLISGSRLQLGISRGSPEQVIDGWRYFGYQPKEGEDDAAMGRRHTEEFLKLLSGEGFARPNPRPMFPNPPGLLRLEPFSETLHERIWWGAATNATAVWAAKLGMNLQSSTLKFDETGEPFHIQQAKQIRAYREAWKQAGHTHTPRVSVSRSIFALTNDLDRAYFGHDSNSQDKIGFLDASTRAVFGRSYAAEPQKLVEQLRQDEAIAEADTLLLTVPNQLGVEYNVHVMESILTHVAPALGWR, from the coding sequence ATGAAGAAGATTGGCTTTCTTTCTTTTGGCCATTGGACGCCTTCCCCACAATCCCAAACGCGCTCCGCTTCGGACGTACTGTTGCAGTCAATCGATCTGGCGGTAGAGGCTGAGCGGATCGGCATGGACGGCGCTTACTTCCGTGTGCATCATTTTGCTCGGCAACTCTCATCGCCTTTCCCTCTTCTTGCTGCGGTCGGAGCACGCACACGCAATATCGAAATCGGCACCGCCGTCATCGACATGCGCTATGAGAATCCGCACTACATGTTCGAAGACGCGAGCGCGGCCGACCTGATTTCCGGCTCACGACTGCAGTTAGGTATCAGCCGCGGATCGCCGGAACAGGTGATTGATGGATGGCGCTACTTCGGCTATCAACCGAAGGAAGGTGAAGACGACGCAGCCATGGGACGACGTCACACCGAAGAGTTTCTAAAACTCCTCAGCGGAGAAGGTTTTGCTCGTCCCAATCCGCGTCCTATGTTCCCCAATCCTCCCGGACTCCTGCGACTGGAACCCTTCTCAGAAACATTGCATGAGCGCATCTGGTGGGGAGCCGCAACAAACGCAACCGCGGTATGGGCGGCGAAACTGGGAATGAATCTGCAGAGCTCAACGCTGAAGTTCGATGAAACAGGCGAGCCTTTCCACATCCAGCAGGCAAAGCAGATTCGCGCTTATCGCGAAGCATGGAAGCAGGCAGGACACACGCACACGCCGCGTGTCTCCGTCAGCCGCAGTATCTTTGCTTTGACTAACGATCTGGATCGCGCCTACTTCGGGCACGACAGCAATTCGCAGGACAAGATCGGCTTTCTCGACGCGTCCACCCGCGCAGTCTTCGGCCGCAGTTACGCAGCCGAACCCCAGAAGCTGGTGGAGCAACTACGACAAGATGAAGCGATTGCAGAGGCCGATACGCTGCTGCTCACCGTGCCGAATCAGCTTGGCGTGGAATACAACGTCCACGTTATGGAATCGATTCTTACGCACGTGGCGCCTGCACTCGGCTGGAGATAG
- a CDS encoding ABC transporter permease, with product MAALSWTTAARIASRELRASRGKFLFVILSVAIGVAALTGVRGFSTAFRQTLMVRARSILAGDLAARTFQQPSDAQLKQLEALTANGIKMTPVTEMAAMATAEHSLDPLLVALKAIDPAKYPFYGTVDLQPAMLLRQAIGGENVAVGDDLLIRLKLHVGDRIQLGDATLRIAAVVLSEPDRLSGSFAAGPRILLSQDQLDQTHLLAAGSRAGQRYLFMLPKRDDRAVAKLKTTLEGVLPEAQITDYRETNPAITMALDRATGVLSLVSLVALVLGAVGVAMAMRTHLLERMDSIAIMKSLGARSSHVLRIYLVQTVLLGLIGGAVGVALGVGVQLVLPLLLAKLLGITPELHIAASAIVAGLATGLLTTLLFTMPPLLDIRGVRPILILRRNVDDVEEKGTAANLFARIKASFAQVIAGALILLGITLIATTLSDSKVVGRVFTIGLAGVLVVLLIASSVVLALLRRFLKSTRSSLQPVVRHGLANLYRPGNPSAALLAAVGLGVMQIGSVFFLSQALVKELKLSTRPTLPNVFLIDVAPTEVEGVTALLKSQPGVHGEPEMLPVVASRIIAVNGVKASDLKLENFPKRLLQSISLTWVDEMPPGTKVVSGTFWHSGDSHPQVAIGQRMSERLHVQLGSHILFGAPGDPDHPINAEVTAIIKSDGQHAWSRSEFLLPKSALAGLPVVYYGGAHADPGRVGELQRALFAKYPTVTVINVAQAMETLRSVLLQVSLVVQFLAGFSIFAGLVILASAIAGTRYRRMREVVVLKTLGATRSRIAAIFSIEFATLGLVAGLVGLVFANLTVRVVLSRLDLEYHFLGLVNVLSLIAVMALTVLTGWLASYRVLGQKPLEVLREE from the coding sequence GTGGCCGCGCTCTCATGGACAACGGCGGCACGTATTGCATCGCGCGAACTACGTGCCTCGCGTGGCAAATTTCTGTTCGTGATTTTGTCGGTAGCGATTGGTGTTGCTGCATTGACGGGAGTTCGCGGATTCTCCACGGCATTTCGTCAAACGCTGATGGTGCGTGCACGATCCATTCTTGCAGGCGATCTTGCGGCACGCACGTTTCAGCAGCCGAGCGACGCGCAACTGAAGCAACTGGAAGCGTTGACTGCGAACGGCATAAAGATGACGCCGGTCACGGAGATGGCGGCGATGGCTACGGCCGAACATTCGCTGGACCCTTTGCTGGTGGCGTTGAAGGCTATCGACCCTGCGAAGTATCCGTTCTATGGCACAGTCGATCTGCAACCAGCCATGCTGTTACGACAGGCGATTGGTGGCGAGAATGTTGCTGTTGGCGATGATCTTCTGATTCGTTTGAAGCTGCATGTAGGCGACCGCATTCAGCTTGGCGATGCGACGCTGCGAATTGCGGCAGTCGTTCTGAGTGAGCCGGATAGGCTCTCTGGATCGTTTGCAGCGGGGCCACGCATCCTGTTATCGCAGGATCAACTGGATCAAACGCATCTGCTGGCTGCGGGATCGCGTGCGGGACAACGTTATCTGTTCATGTTGCCCAAGCGTGATGATCGCGCCGTTGCAAAACTAAAGACGACGCTGGAGGGTGTTCTGCCTGAGGCGCAGATCACGGATTACCGTGAGACGAATCCTGCGATCACTATGGCGCTGGACCGTGCAACGGGTGTGTTGTCGCTGGTGTCGTTGGTGGCTTTGGTATTGGGCGCTGTGGGTGTTGCCATGGCCATGCGTACGCATCTGCTGGAGCGCATGGACTCGATCGCAATCATGAAGTCGCTGGGTGCGCGGTCGTCGCATGTACTTCGCATTTACCTGGTGCAGACGGTGCTGCTGGGATTGATTGGCGGCGCGGTTGGTGTGGCGCTTGGTGTTGGCGTGCAACTTGTGCTGCCGCTGCTGTTGGCGAAGCTGCTTGGCATTACGCCAGAACTTCATATTGCTGCTTCTGCCATTGTTGCTGGGCTAGCGACAGGTTTGCTTACGACGTTGCTGTTCACGATGCCGCCCCTGTTGGATATCCGCGGCGTTCGGCCGATCTTGATTTTGCGACGCAATGTTGATGATGTGGAAGAGAAGGGAACAGCGGCAAACCTTTTTGCAAGAATCAAAGCGTCGTTTGCTCAGGTGATTGCAGGTGCGTTGATCCTGCTGGGCATCACGCTGATTGCGACAACGTTGTCAGACTCAAAGGTTGTGGGGCGAGTCTTCACGATTGGGCTTGCAGGCGTGCTGGTGGTGCTGTTGATCGCATCGTCTGTTGTACTCGCGCTGCTGCGGCGATTTTTGAAGAGCACCCGCTCCTCGCTGCAGCCCGTGGTACGGCATGGTCTGGCGAATCTCTATCGTCCGGGTAATCCTTCTGCAGCGCTGCTGGCTGCGGTGGGGCTTGGAGTGATGCAGATTGGGAGTGTCTTCTTTCTTTCGCAGGCGCTGGTGAAGGAACTGAAACTCTCCACACGGCCCACGCTGCCGAATGTGTTTCTCATCGATGTTGCACCGACTGAAGTAGAAGGTGTAACGGCGCTTCTAAAGTCACAACCTGGTGTTCACGGTGAGCCGGAGATGTTGCCGGTGGTTGCGTCACGCATCATCGCTGTCAATGGCGTGAAGGCTTCAGACCTCAAGTTGGAAAACTTCCCCAAGCGCCTGTTGCAATCCATCTCGCTGACGTGGGTGGATGAGATGCCGCCGGGGACGAAGGTGGTGAGCGGGACGTTTTGGCATAGCGGCGACTCGCATCCACAAGTGGCGATTGGGCAGCGCATGTCAGAGCGTCTGCATGTGCAGCTTGGCTCTCACATTCTGTTTGGAGCGCCGGGTGATCCGGACCATCCCATCAACGCGGAAGTCACGGCCATCATCAAGTCTGATGGTCAGCATGCATGGTCGCGTTCCGAATTTCTGTTGCCGAAGTCTGCGTTGGCTGGTTTGCCGGTGGTGTATTACGGCGGAGCTCATGCCGATCCAGGGCGTGTGGGTGAGCTACAGCGCGCGTTATTTGCGAAGTATCCGACTGTCACAGTCATCAACGTGGCGCAGGCCATGGAGACATTGCGCAGCGTGCTGTTGCAGGTGTCGCTCGTTGTCCAATTCCTGGCGGGCTTCTCTATTTTCGCGGGACTCGTCATTCTTGCAAGCGCTATCGCAGGCACGCGTTATCGACGCATGCGCGAAGTCGTGGTGTTGAAAACGCTGGGCGCAACACGGTCGCGCATTGCAGCGATCTTTTCCATTGAATTTGCAACGTTGGGCTTGGTCGCCGGGCTGGTGGGACTAGTGTTTGCAAACCTGACAGTTCGTGTGGTGTTGTCGCGGCTTGATCTGGAGTATCACTTCCTCGGCTTGGTCAACGTGCTCTCGCTCATCGCTGTCATGGCCCTGACTGTGTTGACGGGATGGCTCGCAAGCTATCGCGTACTTGGTCAGAAACCTTTGGAAGTTCTTCGCGAGGAGTAG
- a CDS encoding ABC transporter ATP-binding protein — translation MNDLRKSLRTGSRTVEILRGISFDVAAGEFVAIVGSSGSGKSTLLGLLAGLDTPTAGEVILNGTAISYLPEDKLAEVRGKLIGFVFQSYQLIPTLTALENVLLPHELNAPSNEQKAGRERAMELLQAVGLGERAEHYPVQLSGGEQQRVALARAFILRPPIVLADEPTGNLDSKNGAHVMDLLLDLNQREGTTLVLVTHDPAVAAHATRVLTVRDGEVIADERKFAEQV, via the coding sequence GTGAACGATCTCCGCAAATCCCTTCGCACCGGATCTCGTACCGTTGAGATTCTTCGTGGCATCTCGTTCGATGTTGCCGCGGGCGAGTTCGTCGCTATCGTGGGTTCATCTGGTTCCGGAAAAAGTACATTGCTTGGATTGCTGGCGGGACTTGATACGCCAACCGCTGGCGAAGTGATTCTGAACGGCACCGCGATCAGTTATCTGCCAGAAGACAAACTTGCGGAAGTGCGCGGCAAGCTGATTGGTTTTGTCTTTCAGAGCTATCAACTGATTCCTACGCTTACAGCGCTTGAGAATGTGTTGTTGCCGCATGAGTTGAATGCGCCTTCAAACGAGCAAAAGGCTGGCCGTGAACGTGCGATGGAGTTGCTGCAAGCGGTGGGGCTTGGCGAACGTGCGGAGCATTATCCTGTTCAGCTTTCTGGTGGAGAACAGCAGCGCGTGGCATTAGCACGTGCGTTCATTCTGCGTCCGCCGATTGTGCTGGCCGATGAGCCGACAGGGAATCTCGATTCAAAGAACGGCGCTCACGTGATGGATCTGCTACTTGATTTGAATCAGCGCGAAGGAACGACGCTGGTGCTGGTCACGCATGATCCTGCGGTGGCTGCTCATGCAACACGTGTGCTGACCGTGCGCGATGGTGAAGTGATCGCGGATGAACGCAAGTTTGCGGAGCAGGTGTAA
- a CDS encoding arylesterase produces MIQRSPFTLMCTFAVAAMFLLTGCEPKHHDLTTDSKNGGATPTGTMQLKSDTVASSNDVDDGRPVIACFGDSLTAGLGVDLDSSYPADLQRELDNAGYRYRVVNMGISGDTTKDALARIDRVIAMKPAITVVEFGGNDGLRGVPVANSRQNLDDVLSRLTHTGTQVALAGITLPPQYSAPYIQQFNETYTVLSKKYSVPLLPFVLQDVYGVPGSIQSDGIHPTAQGCKQVAKNVLTLIHPMLKK; encoded by the coding sequence ATGATACAGCGTTCCCCCTTCACACTTATGTGTACGTTTGCCGTGGCCGCAATGTTCCTGTTGACTGGCTGCGAACCCAAACATCACGACCTGACCACCGATAGCAAAAACGGCGGAGCAACGCCAACGGGCACCATGCAACTGAAGTCCGATACCGTTGCTTCCTCAAATGATGTTGACGACGGTCGTCCCGTGATCGCCTGCTTCGGCGACAGCCTGACGGCAGGCCTGGGCGTCGATCTGGACAGCAGCTATCCTGCAGACCTCCAACGAGAACTGGATAACGCTGGTTATCGCTATCGTGTGGTCAACATGGGCATCAGTGGCGACACCACCAAGGACGCACTGGCGCGGATTGACCGCGTGATCGCTATGAAGCCGGCGATCACCGTTGTGGAGTTTGGGGGCAACGACGGCCTTCGCGGCGTCCCGGTTGCGAACTCCCGCCAGAACCTCGATGACGTTCTTAGCCGCCTCACCCACACTGGGACACAGGTTGCTCTCGCCGGCATCACGTTGCCGCCACAGTACAGCGCGCCGTACATCCAGCAATTCAACGAAACGTATACGGTGCTCTCAAAGAAGTACTCCGTGCCGTTACTGCCGTTCGTTCTTCAGGACGTCTACGGAGTGCCCGGAAGCATTCAGTCCGACGGCATCCACCCCACAGCACAAGGCTGCAAGCAGGTAGCAAAGAACGTGCTCACCTTGATTCACCCGATGCTAAAGAAATAA
- the truB gene encoding tRNA pseudouridine(55) synthase TruB → MNGLLIFDKPSGLTSHDVVSLVRRASGERSVGHLGTLDPMATGVLPLLLGKWTRLAQFFNAADKQYTGTIRFGFATDTYDAEGQPAGESQPLRCSLDELRALGAHFHGTIDQVPPVFSAKKIGGIPAHKLARQGKEVAVKPARITIHHFALTELEGDTARFAMHVSSGGYVRSVAHELGQLAGCGAHLSSLRRTQAGVFTLAHAVSREQLIEAANAGTVQQLMRHPRTVLPEMPAVTADEGSQTRLRNGMAVNLPEFSDAPLVRIFNGSKELLGIGKRVAGTLIQPHVNIA, encoded by the coding sequence ATGAACGGCCTTCTGATTTTCGATAAACCCTCCGGACTTACTTCTCACGATGTTGTTTCGCTGGTGCGGCGTGCCAGCGGGGAACGATCTGTTGGCCATCTTGGCACGCTGGACCCCATGGCGACTGGCGTTTTGCCGTTGCTGCTGGGTAAATGGACGCGCCTGGCGCAGTTTTTCAATGCGGCGGACAAGCAGTACACCGGCACGATTCGTTTTGGCTTTGCCACTGACACCTACGACGCCGAAGGCCAACCTGCAGGCGAGTCGCAGCCTTTGCGTTGTTCGCTCGATGAATTGCGTGCGTTGGGTGCGCATTTTCACGGAACAATTGACCAGGTTCCGCCGGTGTTTTCTGCCAAGAAGATTGGCGGGATTCCGGCGCATAAGTTGGCGCGGCAGGGTAAAGAAGTGGCAGTAAAACCGGCGCGCATTACGATTCATCATTTTGCGCTGACTGAGTTGGAAGGTGATACCGCCCGCTTTGCCATGCACGTTTCATCGGGTGGCTACGTACGTTCCGTGGCACATGAGTTGGGACAGCTTGCCGGTTGCGGCGCGCATCTGTCGTCGCTGCGCAGGACGCAGGCGGGCGTGTTCACGCTGGCGCATGCAGTGAGCCGCGAGCAGTTGATTGAAGCGGCAAATGCAGGCACGGTGCAACAACTGATGCGGCATCCTCGTACAGTACTGCCGGAGATGCCTGCGGTGACTGCGGATGAGGGCTCACAGACAAGGCTGCGTAACGGCATGGCAGTGAATCTGCCGGAGTTTTCTGATGCGCCGCTGGTGCGGATTTTCAACGGCAGCAAAGAACTGCTGGGCATTGGAAAGCGCGTGGCTGGAACGCTGATCCAGCCACACGTAAACATTGCCTGA
- a CDS encoding PadR family transcriptional regulator, translated as MFKFSMHCPDPRGFHRGDRRGRRDDRFAGDYAEGREGCFPGGHHGRFGGPRGPFGEGFGPFGKGRGGFGGGRERLFDSGVMRLVILRELAQEPAYGYQLIKRLEERMAGGYRPSAGVIYPTLTMLEEQGFTVATVNEAGKKVYSVTDEGKAFLNENQERLNELEHLMKAAGRGFARGRSPEIMEAMGALREAIGDRIRHEDSTPEQIRKVAEVLQNAAKAIREI; from the coding sequence ATGTTTAAGTTTTCTATGCACTGCCCCGATCCTCGGGGATTCCATCGCGGAGACCGTCGTGGACGGCGCGATGACCGCTTCGCCGGAGACTACGCGGAAGGTCGCGAGGGATGCTTCCCCGGAGGTCACCACGGACGTTTCGGCGGACCGCGAGGCCCATTCGGAGAGGGTTTCGGCCCCTTCGGCAAAGGCCGCGGAGGATTCGGCGGCGGACGCGAACGCCTGTTTGATAGCGGCGTGATGCGTCTGGTTATTCTGCGCGAATTGGCCCAGGAACCGGCCTACGGCTACCAACTCATCAAGCGACTGGAAGAGCGTATGGCGGGTGGTTACCGTCCCAGCGCCGGCGTGATCTATCCCACGCTGACCATGCTTGAGGAGCAGGGCTTCACCGTCGCCACCGTCAACGAAGCAGGCAAGAAGGTCTACTCCGTCACCGACGAGGGCAAGGCATTCCTCAACGAAAACCAGGAACGTCTGAACGAACTGGAACACCTGATGAAGGCTGCCGGACGCGGATTCGCTCGCGGCCGCTCGCCCGAAATCATGGAAGCCATGGGCGCGCTGCGCGAAGCCATCGGCGATCGCATCCGTCACGAAGACAGCACACCGGAACAGATCCGCAAGGTGGCGGAGGTGCTGCAAAACGCAGCCAAAGCCATCCGCGAAATCTAG
- the folE gene encoding GTP cyclohydrolase I FolE encodes MEDSRLETHTAVVDPALELHAASTEDIHRELLRRLGEDPARDGLIKTPERITKAMTYLTQGYEQSATEILRGALFDVDYDEMVIVRDIEFYSLCEHHMLPFFGKAHVAYIPKGKVIGLSKVARLVDVYARRLQVQERMTREIADAIVEAIHPQGVAVILEAQHLCMMMRGVEKQGSMTSTSTMLGCFRESAQTRNEFLSLIRRSSL; translated from the coding sequence ATGGAAGATAGCCGTTTGGAGACACATACTGCTGTTGTAGATCCCGCACTGGAATTGCATGCGGCGAGTACAGAAGACATTCATCGCGAATTGCTGCGCCGGCTTGGTGAAGACCCTGCTCGCGATGGATTGATCAAGACGCCGGAACGCATCACGAAGGCGATGACGTATCTGACGCAGGGATACGAGCAGAGTGCAACTGAGATTCTGCGTGGTGCGCTGTTCGATGTGGACTATGACGAGATGGTCATTGTTCGCGATATTGAGTTTTATTCACTGTGCGAGCATCACATGCTGCCGTTCTTCGGCAAGGCGCACGTTGCATACATTCCAAAGGGTAAGGTGATTGGCCTGAGCAAGGTGGCTCGGCTGGTGGATGTGTATGCGCGTCGTTTGCAGGTGCAGGAACGTATGACACGCGAGATTGCCGATGCAATCGTTGAGGCGATCCATCCACAGGGGGTGGCGGTGATTCTGGAAGCGCAGCACCTGTGCATGATGATGCGTGGCGTGGAGAAGCAGGGAAGTATGACGTCGACTTCGACGATGCTGGGATGCTTCCGTGAAAGTGCGCAGACGCGGAATGAGTTTCTTTCGCTGATCCGTCGGTCATCGCTGTAG
- a CDS encoding 6-carboxytetrahydropterin synthase, which translates to MAPLAYFSRRYRFSAMHRLNAPSLSIEQNRDTYGKCNNPFGHGHNYFVEVTVAGPIDPVTGFVVDMPKLDGLAQRELIDRFDQVSMNDDPVFAGDFVPSTENLTIEVERIFRSEVPKLDTAGKLRLHAIRIEETANNSFDLPSDNRTQPLLS; encoded by the coding sequence ATGGCTCCGCTGGCATACTTCTCGCGGCGATATCGGTTTTCGGCGATGCATCGTTTAAACGCGCCTTCGCTTTCGATCGAGCAAAACCGTGACACCTATGGGAAGTGCAACAACCCGTTCGGGCATGGGCACAACTACTTCGTTGAAGTAACCGTCGCAGGGCCGATTGATCCGGTGACAGGCTTTGTGGTGGATATGCCGAAGCTGGATGGGTTGGCGCAGCGTGAGTTGATCGACAGGTTTGACCAGGTTTCGATGAATGATGATCCGGTGTTTGCTGGTGATTTCGTGCCTTCGACGGAGAACCTGACGATTGAAGTGGAACGCATCTTCCGCAGCGAGGTGCCGAAGCTGGATACAGCGGGGAAGCTGCGGCTTCATGCAATACGGATTGAAGAGACGGCGAATAACAGTTTCGATCTGCCGTCAGATAACAGGACGCAGCCGTTGCTTTCGTAG